The following DNA comes from uncultured Methanobrevibacter sp..
ATGTTGACTTTGATGGGGAAATTGAATTATTAAGTTCAATTGGGCCTCGTGATGAACTTTTGGATATTATTGATAAAAGAATCAATGAAGCATTAGCGGAATCCAAATTAGATGACAATGCTAAAACTGGAATTCTGCTTGTAACTCATGGATCAAGATTAAATTATAATAAAGAGTTTGCTACTGCATTATACGATAAGTTTGAAAAGACTTGTGATTTGCCTTCAGGTTTTGGATTTATGGAATTATGCGGTCCAAGCATTCCTGAATCAATCAATAAATTAGTTGATGAAAACGGATTGGAAAGATTGGTTGTTGTACCTATCTTTATTGCTCCTGGAATGCACACAACTCATGATATTCCTCATATTTTAGGATTCTTGGATGACCATGAACATGAACACTCACATTCACATTCCCACGGCCATGGTCATGACCACAGTCATGATTTGACTCCTGTGGAATTTGACGGTGAAATTCTTTATCCCGAACCTATTAAAGCGGATGATATATTAATTGATATTTTAGTTGACATGACAAATGAAAAATTATAATAATTTTTCATATATTTTTTTGAAATATTTTCTATTCAAGATAACTTAACTTAATTTAACTTAAAACTTATAATGGATGATTAATTATGTCTGATAAAAAAACAGGAATTTTATTATTATCCCATGGGTCTAGATTAGACGATGGTGAAGAAGTAATTAAAGCTTATAAAGATATGTATGCTGAAGAATTTCCAGACATGCCTGTAGAGTATGGATTTATGGAAATTAGAAAACCAGGTATTCCTGAAACTATTAATAAATTAACTTCTGAAAACGATTTGGAAAAAATTATTGTTGTACCTGTATTTGTTG
Coding sequences within:
- the cfbA gene encoding sirohydrochlorin nickelochelatase: MDTNSKLSNNTAVILVSHGSTLPYAEEVFVEIKEKFIKKTGLATEIGYMKVSEPTIAGAVEILKDEVDDLDKIIALPVFLAPGIHTNIDIPQLLGLEPLEEDPRCPDGNYPPEHYLSIADDVDFDGEIELLSSIGPRDELLDIIDKRINEALAESKLDDNAKTGILLVTHGSRLNYNKEFATALYDKFEKTCDLPSGFGFMELCGPSIPESINKLVDENGLERLVVVPIFIAPGMHTTHDIPHILGFLDDHEHEHSHSHSHGHGHDHSHDLTPVEFDGEILYPEPIKADDILIDILVDMTNEKL